Within the Cryptococcus neoformans var. neoformans B-3501A chromosome 1, whole genome shotgun sequence genome, the region TAATTGCGCGATGAATACCCAGCTGGCTATTTTGGATGCCGAAAGAATAACTCGATGGAGACCCCCCTCATGTCCGTTCAATTTGAATCTTACGTAAAACTGCAAGCAGTGTTGCTGATTTGGGTCATTAATCCGTCAATCATCTTGGCGGTCTTTATATCTAATTAAGCATAAAAAGGGACAGAACGCAATGCACAGTAAAAGGGACAGACAAGCAAAAAAGTTGGTGTCCTCCCGGCTCTCTCTGCGCTGCTACGACTGTCCAATCCTCTTAAAGCACGTATGCCAAACCAGCCAGAATGATCCGTTACCGGCCTATCTGTCATTTACGAGAAATGAAAACTGGCTTGATTACCGAGTTAAACCCAAACACAAAATCATGAGATCTTGGTGGGACTCGAACACACGGGCTAGAGGAGACGTGGCCGCAATGTGGCAGCGCTGAAGAGAGGAACTCCGTGAAAGTAAAAGAGCACCTTCCCCTAAGCCATTACAGCATAAAAGAGTTCGTCCATATTGCTCCTTTATATGGAACTTTCCGACTAACCGATTGTTACATGCAGGGTTGCGCGCATAGTAAAAATAAATGACGAAGATCGTGTTCAGGCGCATACAAGGCGTTCAGGctcttttgttttctttgTTTATCGTTCTTTACGACTCCAATTTATTCATCTTACACCCTATCTAATCTGTCATTTGACTTGATACAATAAGGTGCAGGTCTTCATCAGTGCAATAACATATCTGAAGAGCATCGCACCGGCACAATAGCTATCCGTCACTTCTAAGTGATACGTTTGGCTTGGACTTATCAGTGTGCTACCGGATCTTCAGCACGGTCAAACATGCAGTCTTTAAATGCCTTGGGGAACAGGCAAATAGCGAGTTTGAATGCAGACTTGTCTAGAATGGAGAATGGTGAAGGAGGCCCGGCAATTCAAGGTGAGTTGCGCGACAGTTCAACCATATCCGGAAGAGTTATAGACATGGCGTATGTCACCCTTCTCACAATGAATTGGATGcttatccatctctttcaagGTCAAATTACGACTACTCTCAGTGCTCTATCGCGACTGATAGACGATTATGATTCCatggcgaggaaggagatggttACCGTTGCCCGGGATAAGGCCAACACGTAGGTTCGATCTCTGTCTAATTCGGTCCAGCCCAAAAAGCGAACCGTTAAACTGATTACGCCAAAAGTCGAGTAGCAAGGTTAAAAAATGAACATAAGGAACTTAAATCAAGATTTGAACAAGCAAAAAACGAAAGTCAACTCAAAGTGGGTTGAGCGATTGTCCAGTTGCAGTTCCACTGATATGGTACCAGGCCCGGCAGGATTTGCTCggatcatcttcctcctcttccccctaTCCATCAACAGCGAGTACTTCTGTGTCTCAGCGTCGCGCGCCAAATCAATCATCCTTCGCAGAATCTCCATTTGCTTCCTCCGACCCTCTCTTTCGGCCCAATCACCCTCCATCATCGCGCGAGGATTTTGCTCTTCGCGAACACACTTTCTTACAAGAGTCTGAGAACTCTATAGATCAATATATTGCGCAAGGAAGAGCAGTGCTGGGGAATCTTGTTGAACAGAAAGGAATGTTAAAGGGTACTAAGAGAAGACTATTGGACGCCGCGAATACGTTGGGAATGAGTAGAGAAACTATAGGATGGGTGGAAAGGCGGACGTGAGTAGTCTGCTGGACCTGTCATGTGGATCCTAACAGTGCATGAAATTAGCAAACAAGATGCTTGGATCTTCGGTGCGGGAGCAACATTCACATTGTTTAGCTTCTGGGCGATTTGGTATTACTTGGGATAATCACGATATCGACCGGTCATCTACATTATCTCTCACCATTAGCAAACAAAAGCAGTATGTCGACGGGACAATGAATCTTATATAATTACATTGGGGCATTAAAATGGGGCCCGTCTCTATCCAGCCCCCCCCCCACGCGCAGTTTATCTCCTTGTtgcattcttcttctttcctccgtTCATTTCGCTTTAATATGTTCCCAATGCTAGAAACTGTCGAATGATAAAGATAGCTTGATATGCAACTTGATGTGATAACACTCTACTACTTCGCTACCTTTCTTCGGTCTTTTTCGAATTTTTCCTTTGTCACTTCAACTGTGTGATTTATTTGGAGTTGCAACAAAGCCACCCATGCCTATCGACTGATGAAACCTTGTCAGCGCGTAAAACGCACAATAGTCATAACGTTGGTTCTCATTGCTTCCTGAGCGTAGCGACTTAACTTGCACTTTaacaagaaaaaggaagagactTATTCGTTCTTCTCTGGGCATAGGTTGAAGTTCCGTCGGAAACAATTGGTCTAATAAACGAAATCGTCGCCACGATGTCACAACAAGTCGTTTCCGAAGTACTGCGTGATACAAAGTCCTCTCCAGGaaatctctcttctcagAGTTCCCCATTGCCAACCGCCTGGTCTGAAGCGAGACAGGCGACATCTATCGCGACTAACAGCGGGCAAGACAGTGGTGATTCAGAAAGTCAATCAAGTCGCGCGGCATCAGAGgctgacgacgacgagccAAATAACTGGGACAGGGACAGGGACATTTCAGACAACAGCGAAGGCGCATCTAATCACAGTAGCAATCCAAGTACAAGCTCATTCTCCACGGATCAACAGTTTTACCGTCCTGAAAAGGCTAGCGAAGTGGGCTCTGATTCTAACTCTGATACCAATCACTCTTTGATACCATCACAACGCTCAAGCGATATTGAGTACGAAGACGAAGCCGAAAAAGTACCCGGTCGGCAATATAACAGCAGCCCATCTTTATTCATCGACCCGTCTCCTGGTGTGTTCGCAATATCGTCAAATGAATCTTACAGTGTAGTAGCCACCGAAACTGGATCACAGCAAGGGTCTACAACGCTTGTATCttcgaaagaagaaagatatACATTGGCTGAGGACTCGAGATATCTGCTTGCGGCCCATTCCAAAAGAGACAGAACCGTGCAGCAAGTCATGGCCCGTTTCTCCGCCCTTTGTGAGTTTATTCGCGAATACTGTTGAAATAGGATCAGCAATACTTACATGTCTCAGATATTTTCCCGATACTGGTAGCTGTTCCACTCACTCTTCTCCTGTCTCTCAATACTATTCTTCTCACTCCATTATACAATACGATTCCCTTGAGCCTGCATAATGTCGCCCTCTACGCATTGTATACTGCTCCACCAACTCTGCTGTACTGGGCGATGACGCTCGAGCGGTCCGCGAGAGAAGTTGTATCGGCCAATGTGTGCATTAGCCTTGCAGCTCTAAATGGAGACTTAGTCGCCGTCCtaggaagaaggctgggGAGCTTGATGGGGAGATTGGCTGGCCCAGAATGGGGCGCTTGCTTTGCAAAGGCTATTCTAGGCTTTGGTGCTGTGGGGGGAGGATTGACATTTGCGCTTTTATGTTTTGTGAGCATTAGGATCCAGCGCTTATAGTATCTACTAAATTTTGGTGATAGGATCACATCCTCCCGATTACTCCGGCTAAAAGTTTGGCTGGCCGAATTCGAAATTTAGCCAATATCTCTGCTAGATCAACGGCGTTTATGTTGCATCTTTGGTTTGGCCAGCGTCTGCTGGATAGAAGATTGTCCGGCAGTGTCATGTTTCTTACCCAGAGCCCGGAAAAAGCGGTACGTTTTGTGTCCACAATACGGAAGCGAACAGTCCATGAAACTATTCCAGATTCTCTTCATAACACTATATCTCACTACAATCCATCTCTTTGTTCGCCCTGGGCCATCCTTAGCCTCATCCTTGAATGGACTGTATGGTTTCATCTCCGTTGGCTTAGGAATCGCTCCTTCCAAACGGTCCGAGATATCGAAATATACCGCACTTTTACCTAAACGAGCCCCTTCATTCATTCTCTTTCTCCGACTCCCTCTCCTTGTCTTAGCTCTACGCCAGCAGATCTTCCTCCGACCCCCTGGCCAGAGAACCGATCCTTATGTGACCGCCCATGGAGAATTAAGGGTGCTGAGCTCGGAACAGAGTTTTACCGGAAGGGTGGTGGTCGGCGATAATTTAAAAGACGGGTATAGATTTTTGAGGTGTGACCACTCAATTCTGGGAGGGCGTTGGTTcagagaaagggaaaataATGGCGAGAAGACAATCGAATTGGGGGATTCGTGGGtggttgttgctgttcCATCAGCTTGAATCTGACAAAGCGCAGGATTTTCGCAGTGTTCAATTTACAGGAAGTGATGACTTTGGCTCATAGGTCGGATGAAAAAGAATCGCTTATCACAACTTTGGACCTCACTACGGATCTAAAAGTAACATCtgaaggcaaggaggatgaagaaccATCACGCGGCTCTCGTTCTAATAGGGCCTTAGTCATGTGAGTGAAGCTTGAGATGCTGCTGTCATCGATTGACCAAAACTTACAGCGGTCTCGGGGCTGGTATCACGGCGCAAGGATTCTTGAGACGAGGATTCAATGTTGATGTAGTCGGTAAGTTCGTACTCTCTCAAGGCGTGACCGTCAGTGCTATCTAAATCATCTCCAGAGATCGATCCAGCTGTCTTCACTGCTACCGAAATATACTTTaatctttcttcctcccatctAACATCCGTGAACCTCTTGGATGGTTCTGTCTTCGTTTCCGAGCTCGCATCATTATCTCGTGTCAATACCACCGATCCTTCACTCGATTCGGAGACGTTGACAGCTTTGGAAAGGTTACCTAAATGGGACTTTGTGGTACAAGATTGTTTTACAGGAGGGTCAGTACCAGGAGAAATGTTCACCAAAGAGTTTTGGGAGGATCTGGGTGAAATGGTAGCAGAAGATGGGCTCATTGCCATGGTGCGCCCTCTCTTGATCATAAGCGCTGGGGTTGACAGGAAATTAGAATTTTGTCGgattgaagatgagcaAAGCCTCAAAAGCGGTATTAGTAACCTTAACATCTGTATTCCCACAGTGCAGGGCCTTTGGGGATGGATATGAAGTCAATCAGGGGCCAAACGATATAACTAACATGGTAAGATGGCCGCAGGTCTTTCGCATTCATTCGACGGAGAGCTGACCTTCAGGGTCCAAAGGTCGTTTTCTGCACTGTGAGTTGATGTAAGAAAGGCAATTATGAGCGTCAAACTCACTACAGAGCGTATTAGAAAACTTATTCTCCAATACTGACGTTCCGCCGCCCTCGTCCATCGGACGTCCATCGCTCCCCTCTACGTTCACATGTattctccaccttcctccccaacGAAATACAGTTGGACTCGATCATATCTGAGGAAGATTATCATGATACTCTTATGACGTTGAGAAGGGGGGATACAAAAAGGTTGGATTACTGGCAAAAGGAGACAGCTATTGCTACTTGGCGCGCAATGCAGAACAGTACGTATTATTCCTTTCTTGCAGAGCGGTTGCTGATGAGTAGTCAGTCTTAACTCCGGAGATGTGGATGGCTTACTGACTGCAGGATCATAAAATTGCATGAAATTACTGTACAGATATATAGATGTACATATACTTATATAT harbors:
- a CDS encoding hypothetical protein (Match to ESTs gb|CF186411.1|CF186411, gb|CF186231.1|CF186231) — translated: MARFSALYIFPILVAVPLTLLLSLNTILLTPLYNTIPLSLHNVALYALYTAPPTLLYWAMTLERSAREVVSANVCISLAALNGDLVAVLGRRLGSLMGRLAGPEWGACFAKAILGFGAVGGGLTFALLCFDHILPITPAKSLAGRIRNLANISARSTAFMLHLWFGQRLLDRRLSGSVMFLTQSPEKAILFITLYLTTIHLFVRPGPSLASSLNGLYGFISVGLGIAPSKRSEISKYTALLPKRAPSFILFLRLPLLVLALRQQIFLRPPGQRTDPYVTAHGELRVLSSEQSFTGRVVVGDNLKDGYRFLRCDHSILGGRWFRERENNGEKTIELGDSIFAVFNLQEVMTLAHRSDEKESLITTLDLTTDLKVTSEGKEDEEPSRGSRSNRALVIGLGAGITAQGFLRRGFNVDVVEIDPAVFTATEIYFNLSSSHLTSVNLLDGSVFVSELASLSRVNTTDPSLDSETLTALERLPKWDFVVQDCFTGGSVPGEMFTKEFWEDLGEMVAEDGLIAMNFVGLKMSKASKAVLVTLTSVFPQCRAFGDGYEVNQGPNDITNMGPKVVFCTKTYSPILTFRRPRPSDVHRSPLRSHVFSTFLPNEIQLDSIISEEDYHDTLMTLRRGDTKRLDYWQKETAIATWRAMQNILTPEMWMAY
- a CDS encoding hypothetical protein (Similar to gi|46111143|ref|XP_382629.1| hypothetical protein FG02453.1 [Gibberella zeae PH-1], FASTA scores: opt: 466, E(): 4.3e-20, (33.333% identity (73.750% similar) in 240 aa overlap (10-240:348-580)); HMMPfam hit to V-SNARE, Vesicle transport v-SNARE protein, score: 90.0, E(): 5.8e-24) — encoded protein: MQSLNALGNRQIASLNADLSRMENGEGGPAIQGQITTTLSALSRLIDDYDSMARKEMVTVARDKANTRVARLKNEHKELKSRFEQAKNESQLKARQDLLGSSSSSSPYPSTASTSVSQRRAPNQSSFAESPFASSDPLFRPNHPPSSREDFALREHTFLQESENSIDQYIAQGRAVLGNLVEQKGMLKGTKRRLLDAANTLGMSRETIGWVERRTKQDAWIFGAGATFTLFSFWAIWYYLG